A window from Drosophila nasuta strain 15112-1781.00 chromosome 3, ASM2355853v1, whole genome shotgun sequence encodes these proteins:
- the LOC132791865 gene encoding trichohyalin yields the protein MPCLSACNVRFVSAEAQLKQRCQELRARAQTAAYRPPPGGFRPMTSMAANPPSYMSFRRRSEQFAAFDQKQLKRNERERRRNQGAKELVLRPAELKRLKQQCQVVSIDDKLQAIERSETEHRRQLQLVEETKQRFKAIDAARKAEKVEPQCEEVSAALEEQNTVLSRALLAKQEQEEDVKRINRMILDAKCKAVREAQIQEKQQLAKALREDDERLAKMVNERAKQALSAEDERERLEIEKRAKYAQDIRQQLSERENQRFLEAQRVAAEAKHLKKATELIREEEERQRNFIQLRKLRFREELQRIREMSSVFKTMLIEQERLAELRVAAYMREKQAKERQLKDTQKLLKKEFERRQQRIYTIAAEAQETRETNEELKYLKERNRVEREYRQREKEAAMAKRLAERDLLESRAQQAQEMKQRIAQEIAHAEEEFNKVLERMRDEEEKQRRLDREREERSQVYRRDLKQQMTEKEAERRRRADIEQDRMQKWLEQEQQRDANIKHVISSKIAAMRENCLPEKYLKEVEKQLKNIQSSRNRNRLR from the coding sequence ATGCCTTGTCTATCGGCCTGCAATGTGCGTTTTGTGAGCGCCGAGGCGCAGCTGAAGCAACGATGCCAAGAGCTAAGAGCACGGGCCCAGACTGCAGCCTATCGCCCGCCTCCGGGTGGCTTTAGACCCATGACATCGATGGCCGCCAATCCGCCGAGCTACATGAGCTTTCGGCGACGCAGCGAACAATTTGCTGCCTTCGATCAGAAGCAATTAAAGCGCAATGAACGCGAACGGCGACGCAATCAAGGTGCCAAGGAGTTGGTGCTGCGTCCCGCCGAGCTCAAGCGGCTGAAGCAACAATGTCAGGTGGTGAGCATCGATGACAAGCTGCAGGCCATCGAGAGGAGCGAAACAGAGCATCGCCGGCAACTGCAGCTAGTAGAGGAGACGAAGCAACGCTTCAAGGCCATCGATGCGGCACGCAAGGCGGAAAAAGTGGAGCCGCAATGCGAGGAGGTGAGTGCCGCCTTGGAGGAGCAGAACACGGTATTGAGCCGCGCTCTGCTAGCGAAGCAAGAGCAGGAGGAGGATGTGAAGCGCATCAATCGCATGATACTCGATGCCAAGTGCAAGGCGGTGCGTGAAGCGCAGATCCAAGAGAAGCAGCAATTGGCAAAAGCGCTGCGCGAGGACGACGAGCGTCTGGCCAAAATGGTCAATGAACGGGCAAAGCAAGCGCTTAGCGCCGAAGACGAACGCGAACGTTTGGAGATCGAGAAGCGAGCAAAGTACGCGCAGGACATTCGTCAGCAGCTGAGTGAGCGAGAGAATCAACGTTTCCTTGAAGCACAACGTGTGGCCGCTGAGGCCAAGCATTTGAAGAAGGCAACAGAGTTGATACGCGAGGAGGAGGAGCGACAGCGCAACTTCATACAGCTAAGGAAACTACGTTTTCGTGAGGAGCTGCAACGCATACGAGAGATGTCCAGCGTGTTCAAGACGATGCTCATCGAGCAGGAGCGTTTGGCCGAGCTGCGTGTGGCGGCCTACATGCGTGAGAAGCAGGCCAAGGAGCGTCAGCTCAAGGACACACAGAAGCTGCTGAAGAAGGAGTTTGAGCGACGACAGCAGCGCATCTACACAATCGCAGCCGAGGCGCAGGAGACACGCGAGACCAACGAGGAGCTGAAGTATCTCAAGGAACGCAATCGCGTGGAGCGCGAGTATCGTCAGCGAGAGAAGGAGGCAGCGATGGCTAAGCGTCTGGCGGAGCGCGATTTGCTCGAGTCGCGTGCCCAGCAGGCGCAGGAGATGAAGCAACGCATTGCCCAGGAGATTGCTCATGCCGAGGAGGAGTTCAATAAGGTGCTGGAACGCATGCGTGACGAGGAGGAGAAGCAACGACGCTTGGATCGCGAGCGTGAGGAGCGCAGTCAAGTCTATAGACGTGATCTCAAGCAGCAGATGACGGAGAAGGAGGCGGAGCGACGACGACGCGCTGACATCGAGCAGGATCGCATGCAAAAATGGCTggagcaagagcagcaacgAGATGCGAACATCAAGCATGTGATCAGCTCGAAGATCGCAGCAATGCGTGAGAATTGTTTGCCAGAGAAATACTTGAAGGAGGTGGAGAAGCAGCTGAAGAACATTCAAAGCTcgcgcaatcgcaatcgcttACGCTGA
- the LOC132789458 gene encoding putative phosphatidate phosphatase translates to MRTFKRGFYCADLSLRYPYHECTITVPMLLVMMLLLPMLFISVVEIMRICRHLRMRQYLRNLWRAQATFSFGFIATYLTTELAKHVVGRLRPHFYSACQPRLHDGTSCSDAHNADVYVQQFYCSNRNLSTQQLRELHVSFPSAHSSLSFYSMCLLAFYVHSVWQGRGSVRVMRHILQFLLLMAAWYVSLSRVADYWHHWSDVLAGAVLGVVYATITAIYVGDLLHARPPHNVNPVALGYVCAPTSCCCSCHHQRHHNHHHHHHHQLLGENNNSTTSTKVHFLAAAAAAVAATPHHTDCGQHHIEVDDNIEIDIDDSRDDRDDCDDDDDGSSSDADVDYKLPTSRNPTPSPPPPPPHSGTLSLPNVV, encoded by the coding sequence ATGCGGACGTTTAAGCGCGGCTTCTACTGTGCGGATCTCTCGCTCCGCTATCCGTACCACGAATGCACGATCACGGTGCCCATGCTCCTggtgatgatgctgctgctgcccatgCTCTTCATCAGCGTGGTGGAGATCATGCGCATCTGTCGCCATCTGCGCATGCGGCAATATCTGCGCAATTTGTGGCGAGCGCAGGCAACATTCAGCTTCGGCTTCATCGCCACCTATCTGACAACGGAGCTGGCCAAGCACGTGGTGGGTCGACTGCGTCCGCATTTCTACAGTGCCTGCCAGCCGCGACTGCACGACGGCACCAGCTGCTCGGATGCCCACAATGCCGATGTTTACGTGCAGCAATTCTACTGCAGCAATCGCAATCTATCGACGCAACAGTTGCGCGAGCTGCACGTTAGTTTTCCCAGCGCCCACAGCAGTCTCAGCTTCTATTCGATGTGTCTGCTGGCCTTCTATGTGCACAGTGTATGGCAGGGACGCGGCAGTGTGCGCGTCATGAGGCACATTCTCCAGTTTCTGTTGCTCATGGCCGCGTGGTATGTCTCGCTGAGCCGTGTGGCCGACTATTGGCACCATTGGTCCGATGTCTTGGCTGGTGCCGTGTTGGGCGTTGTCTATGCCACAATCACGGCCATTTATGTGGGCGATCTGTTGCATGCACGGCCGCCGCACAACGTTAATCCCGTTGCACTCGGCTACGTGTGTGCGCCAaccagttgctgctgcagttgccacCACCAGCGCCATCAtaatcaccatcatcatcatcatcatcagctccTGGGTGAGAATAATAATTCGACGACGTCCACAAAGGTGCATTTCTtggctgccgccgccgccgctgtgGCAGCCACACCGCACCACACCGATTGTGGGCAGCACCATATTGAAGTAGACGACAATATCGAGATCGACATCGACGACAGCAGAGACGATCGCGACGACtgcgacgacgatgacgacggcagcagcagcgacgctgACGTTGACTACAAGCTGCCCACATCGCGTAATCCGACGCCGTCGCCACCGCCCCCGCCACCGCATTCTGGAACGCTGAGCTTGCCAAATGTGGtctaa